Proteins encoded by one window of Dialister pneumosintes:
- a CDS encoding GH25 family lysozyme, which produces MKGIDVSENNGVVDFESVKNAGFEFAIIRVGYGNGHLDECFYRNVNEALRCGLQIGAYHYSYALNEERAKQEAEFVVNTLKQCGLTPDKLLGVYFDMEDADCYKQRHGMPSWQTITNMCSIAVNRFWKDGYVAGIYANNDWLDNYIDYEQLGGCSLWLAEPYVSEPRRKCNIWQYSFREIIDGQEFDANILF; this is translated from the coding sequence ATGAAGGGAATAGATGTGTCAGAAAATAATGGTGTTGTTGATTTTGAAAGTGTAAAAAATGCAGGGTTTGAATTTGCAATTATTAGGGTAGGCTATGGCAATGGACATTTAGATGAATGTTTTTATCGTAATGTAAATGAAGCGTTACGTTGTGGACTGCAAATAGGAGCATACCATTATTCTTATGCATTAAACGAAGAAAGGGCAAAACAAGAAGCAGAATTTGTAGTTAATACGCTCAAGCAATGCGGACTTACTCCTGATAAATTGTTAGGAGTATATTTTGACATGGAAGATGCTGATTGCTATAAACAACGTCACGGGATGCCCTCGTGGCAAACCATAACTAATATGTGTTCAATCGCCGTTAATCGTTTTTGGAAAGATGGATATGTGGCAGGGATTTATGCTAATAATGATTGGCTTGATAATTACATTGATTATGAACAGTTAGGTGGTTGTAGTTTATGGCTTGCCGAACCTTATGTATCCGAACCAAGAAGAAAATGTAATATATGGCAATATTCTTTTAGGGAGATTATTGATGGACAAGAATTTGATGCGAATATATTATTTTAA
- a CDS encoding LPD38 domain-containing protein, which yields MPAKYQYGNNTSYVARKVGELTNLIPRKIDNAIYEYTGGMGKLTNELIDGVMGLSETRPAKKFSEYPVIRRFLATPYKSSNSEQIIRGAYEEQEKLYNAFKLTGEKSESLDLRKYTQYKNAVNALGRVYKAEKIVINDKTMTPDQKRQILDELNKSRVNISRRALGRSRVQ from the coding sequence CTGCCGGCTAAGTACCAGTATGGAAACAATACCAGTTATGTTGCTAGAAAGGTAGGAGAACTTACTAATTTAATCCCTAGAAAAATAGATAATGCTATTTATGAATATACAGGGGGAATGGGAAAGTTAACTAATGAACTTATTGACGGTGTGATGGGTTTATCTGAAACAAGACCGGCTAAGAAATTTTCCGAATATCCGGTTATTCGAAGGTTTTTAGCAACTCCGTATAAGTCTAGCAATTCAGAGCAAATAATAAGAGGTGCGTATGAAGAACAGGAGAAATTATATAATGCATTTAAACTGACAGGAGAAAAATCAGAATCACTAGATTTAAGAAAATATACTCAATATAAAAATGCGGTGAACGCTTTAGGACGTGTTTATAAAGCAGAAAAGATAGTTATTAATGACAAAACTATGACACCAGATCAGAAAAGACAGATATTGGATGAGTTAAACAAATCAAGAGTTAACATCTCAAGAAGAGCGTTAGGACGTAGTCGAGTGCAATAA